Proteins from a genomic interval of Deinococcus aetherius:
- a CDS encoding O-antigen ligase family protein yields the protein MPFQPRLGSLGLLDVTYGLALLLLLGLGVGLFAEDSAHVGLESQRFALLVAASGAVTLGYTAHVLTRLTLPRPAMFVTLLLVLPLVVFALLGSGTTLSIVALLGVLISALVIHERDGDRALRTVAILLALALALSLLVAVLVPGQGRMPQFDGAWRGLLAHKNRLGGLASFGVMLALMYRRDLGRWLWLLLPAAGACLLGSRSSTALVCTGAALTLWAVLMVVRSPAARVLLVALSVTGTALGLGSVQESLGTAFAVLGKDASFTGRVPLWEAILTYGNLGPLGYGLNTYWVPGQELSSALTALLGWQPYYSHNGYIEAAIVYGWAVASLLIATLLTLVLRALLRPGDARLAALGAFFLMYNFSEAVFTQYDNPLLPLGVLVFLVMHRALTEVAPERRPTGSGLPRILWR from the coding sequence ATGCCTTTCCAACCTCGCCTGGGTTCTCTCGGCCTGCTGGACGTGACGTACGGCCTGGCGCTGCTGCTCCTGCTCGGTCTCGGCGTGGGCCTGTTCGCGGAGGACTCGGCGCACGTGGGCCTGGAGAGCCAGCGCTTCGCCCTGCTGGTGGCGGCGTCCGGGGCAGTGACGCTGGGGTACACGGCGCACGTCCTGACCCGCCTGACCCTTCCACGCCCGGCCATGTTCGTGACCCTGCTGCTCGTCCTGCCCCTTGTCGTGTTCGCGCTGCTGGGCAGCGGCACCACACTCAGCATCGTCGCGTTACTGGGAGTTCTCATCTCCGCCCTGGTCATCCACGAGCGGGACGGGGACCGGGCGCTGCGAACCGTCGCCATCCTGCTCGCGCTCGCCCTGGCGCTGTCCCTGCTGGTGGCCGTGCTCGTGCCCGGCCAGGGTAGGATGCCGCAGTTCGACGGGGCCTGGCGCGGCCTGCTCGCGCACAAGAACCGCCTGGGTGGCCTGGCATCGTTCGGCGTGATGCTGGCGCTGATGTACCGGCGGGATCTGGGTCGCTGGCTGTGGTTGCTGCTGCCCGCCGCCGGAGCGTGCCTGCTTGGCAGCCGCTCCTCCACGGCCCTGGTCTGCACCGGCGCTGCCCTGACGCTGTGGGCCGTGCTGATGGTGGTCCGGTCCCCCGCCGCGCGGGTGCTGCTGGTTGCCCTCTCTGTCACGGGAACCGCCCTCGGCCTGGGGTCGGTTCAGGAGTCGCTGGGCACCGCGTTCGCGGTCCTGGGTAAGGACGCGTCCTTTACCGGACGGGTGCCGCTGTGGGAGGCCATCCTGACGTACGGCAACCTCGGCCCGCTGGGCTACGGCCTCAACACCTACTGGGTGCCCGGCCAGGAACTGTCCTCGGCGCTCACCGCTCTGCTGGGGTGGCAACCCTACTACTCGCACAACGGGTACATCGAGGCGGCCATCGTGTACGGCTGGGCTGTGGCGAGCCTGCTGATCGCCACGCTGCTGACCCTCGTCCTGCGGGCGCTGCTGCGACCCGGAGACGCCCGCCTGGCGGCGCTGGGGGCGTTTTTCCTGATGTACAACTTCTCGGAGGCCGTCTTCACTCAGTACGACAACCCCCTGCTCCCCCTTGGGGTGCTGGTCTTCCTGGTGATGCACCGCGCGCTTACGGAGGTGGCACCCGAACGCCGGCCCACTGGGTCGGGGTTGCCCCGCATCCTCTGGCGCTAG
- a CDS encoding GH39 family glycosyl hydrolase, whose amino-acid sequence MSWQPPAGVTPLDRRNPNTANEADLPDMLDWLKGKYPGNTVVGLMVTARDTGTTYRVESNARPYTLTPLATPSYVDQARGRLIDRRYFGIHIDTRSNPNWYPTVGYGSYRAWDTGTHWRQIETAKGVYDWARLDAIVTQAAVQGFEVMFTLGQAPDFATATAGSGSYNAAPPTNQDWTDFLTALAVRNRDRYGGRITAYEVWNEPNLAGFWNGTPARLVELTRLARTTLKAINPAALIVSPCPTGDQGGNGPQYLGQLLAAGLAPEVDVIGVHLYNAPNPPEQQLTVVQQYRAVLAQYGASDKPIWNTECTWPSYYDVTTGAFQRNQNGATAPAMSHAQAAAYLQRLYLINAVAGVERTFFYGTGPLGTFTKLPFANQADLSQLAPAGLGLQALITQLVGKRLAAFTRSGPQYTATFEDVAGERITYAWTADAAPSTLDVSALGATRARRLDAPAASVGRLVRLDETPTALTRDTPRAALPGLAAPAPTIGAEMLYNGNFRLRAGTASQPLPGWDAVGVAVADYAGLNRPPGGTPITLTPGGQYTLLRTFLPALPRGRSYSLEVDYSLPATQAGEWQLRLEYGPLGNTFLPGSSSALPGTAPGEWATLSLPMDYPLYRVPAPDSLRVVISNTAAANQSPIHVNEVRLRMLDPVLPQGSVVREVWYPDMPVSGSFRARDILRFNSPSAVTTYGAGRICTAEGTLGTLSGVTATTTAGSSAVTISPAGGVQPGDVLSIAGSNRRYTVLDVLDPGVNTSYRVSTNAEVTLAGAVVAYAAPVFAAIVDLTALPSTKITQTGTAQYSSAQLTLYHAAVLAGQRTVRLFLENPVAGGGANANLYLRHDREDGTYTDVVRYKMDTGDLFLSGTTVQTGSPAIFNGSATFNTGLRVDGAAGTLRMLQFRTGGVDRWYLRANSTAEGGGNAGSDFEISRRTDTGAFGGTPISIARATGDVVMQDGHLKVNGTFGKPLYHSLNAYWTDTTGRPRFKAGSPVSDTDGAALQRTLNGATASRPGSPIVGELYFDTTLGKPIWCKTAGASPVWVDATGTAV is encoded by the coding sequence ATGTCCTGGCAACCCCCCGCAGGCGTCACGCCGCTCGACCGGCGCAATCCGAACACGGCGAACGAGGCAGACCTGCCCGACATGCTCGACTGGCTGAAGGGCAAGTACCCGGGCAACACGGTCGTGGGGCTCATGGTGACCGCCCGCGACACCGGCACGACCTACCGGGTGGAAAGCAACGCGAGGCCTTACACCCTGACGCCGCTCGCCACCCCCAGCTACGTGGACCAAGCCCGTGGCCGCCTGATCGACCGCAGATACTTCGGCATCCACATCGACACCCGCAGTAACCCCAACTGGTATCCCACTGTGGGCTACGGCAGCTACCGCGCCTGGGACACGGGAACGCACTGGCGGCAGATCGAAACGGCCAAGGGCGTCTACGACTGGGCGCGGCTCGACGCCATCGTGACCCAGGCCGCCGTGCAGGGCTTCGAGGTGATGTTCACCCTCGGGCAGGCCCCCGACTTCGCCACGGCGACGGCGGGAAGCGGCAGCTACAACGCGGCCCCGCCCACCAACCAGGACTGGACCGACTTCCTCACGGCGCTCGCCGTTCGCAACCGCGACCGGTACGGCGGGCGGATCACGGCCTACGAGGTCTGGAACGAGCCCAACCTCGCGGGCTTCTGGAACGGCACGCCCGCGAGGCTGGTGGAACTCACGCGCCTCGCCCGCACCACCCTGAAGGCCATCAACCCGGCCGCGCTGATCGTCAGCCCCTGCCCCACGGGGGATCAGGGAGGCAACGGTCCGCAGTACCTGGGGCAACTCCTGGCCGCCGGCCTCGCGCCGGAGGTGGACGTCATCGGCGTTCACCTGTACAACGCCCCCAACCCCCCCGAGCAGCAGCTCACGGTGGTCCAGCAGTACCGCGCGGTGCTGGCTCAGTACGGCGCGAGCGACAAGCCCATCTGGAACACGGAATGCACCTGGCCGTCCTACTACGACGTGACCACCGGGGCATTCCAGCGCAACCAGAACGGCGCCACGGCCCCCGCCATGAGCCACGCCCAGGCCGCCGCGTACCTCCAGCGCCTCTATCTCATCAATGCCGTGGCCGGCGTCGAGCGGACCTTCTTCTACGGGACCGGACCGCTGGGGACCTTTACGAAACTCCCCTTCGCCAACCAGGCAGACCTCTCCCAACTGGCCCCCGCCGGCCTGGGTCTGCAAGCGCTGATCACCCAGCTCGTCGGAAAGCGGCTCGCGGCCTTCACGCGCAGCGGCCCCCAGTACACCGCCACCTTCGAGGACGTGGCCGGCGAGCGGATCACCTACGCCTGGACCGCCGACGCCGCGCCGTCCACCCTGGACGTGTCCGCCCTGGGCGCCACCCGCGCCCGGCGCCTTGACGCGCCGGCCGCGAGCGTCGGCCGGCTGGTCCGCCTGGACGAGACGCCCACCGCCCTGACGCGGGACACGCCCCGGGCCGCCCTGCCGGGGCTGGCCGCGCCCGCCCCGACCATTGGGGCGGAAATGCTGTACAACGGCAACTTCCGCCTCCGGGCCGGCACCGCGTCCCAGCCCCTGCCCGGCTGGGACGCGGTGGGCGTGGCCGTCGCCGATTACGCGGGCCTGAACCGGCCACCCGGGGGAACGCCCATCACCCTCACCCCGGGGGGTCAGTACACGCTGCTGCGCACCTTCCTCCCCGCGCTGCCCCGGGGGCGGTCCTACAGCCTGGAGGTGGACTACTCCCTGCCCGCCACACAGGCAGGGGAGTGGCAGCTTCGGCTGGAGTACGGCCCCCTGGGCAACACCTTCCTGCCCGGTTCCTCCTCCGCGCTCCCGGGCACGGCGCCGGGCGAATGGGCCACCCTGTCCCTCCCGATGGACTACCCGCTGTACCGGGTGCCGGCGCCGGACAGCCTGCGGGTCGTCATCTCCAATACGGCCGCCGCGAACCAGAGCCCCATTCACGTGAATGAGGTTCGCCTGCGGATGCTCGACCCCGTCTTGCCCCAGGGCTCGGTCGTGCGCGAGGTCTGGTACCCGGACATGCCCGTGAGCGGGTCCTTTCGCGCCCGGGACATTCTGAGGTTCAACAGCCCCTCAGCCGTCACCACGTATGGCGCGGGCCGCATCTGCACGGCGGAGGGGACCCTGGGCACGCTGAGCGGCGTGACGGCCACCACCACAGCCGGGTCCAGCGCCGTCACCATCTCACCTGCGGGAGGGGTACAGCCGGGGGACGTGCTGAGCATCGCGGGCAGCAATCGCCGCTACACCGTGCTGGACGTGCTCGACCCGGGCGTGAACACGTCCTACCGGGTGAGTACGAATGCGGAGGTGACGCTGGCCGGGGCGGTGGTCGCCTACGCGGCCCCCGTGTTCGCCGCGATTGTGGACCTCACGGCCCTGCCCAGCACGAAGATCACGCAAACGGGCACGGCCCAGTACAGCAGCGCCCAACTGACGCTGTACCACGCGGCGGTCCTGGCTGGACAGCGGACGGTCCGGCTGTTCCTGGAAAACCCGGTGGCCGGTGGAGGGGCGAACGCGAACCTCTACCTGCGGCATGACCGGGAGGACGGAACGTACACGGATGTGGTCCGGTACAAGATGGACACCGGGGACCTGTTCCTGAGCGGGACCACCGTACAGACGGGTTCCCCGGCCATCTTCAACGGGTCGGCGACGTTCAACACCGGGCTGCGGGTGGACGGCGCGGCGGGCACCCTGCGGATGCTGCAATTCCGGACCGGCGGCGTGGACCGCTGGTACCTGCGGGCCAACAGCACGGCGGAGGGCGGAGGCAACGCGGGCAGTGATTTCGAGATTTCACGCCGCACCGACACGGGAGCGTTCGGGGGGACGCCGATCAGCATTGCCCGCGCGACGGGTGACGTGGTCATGCAAGACGGGCACCTGAAGGTGAACGGCACGTTCGGCAAGCCGCTCTACCACAGCCTGAACGCGTACTGGACGGACACCACCGGACGGCCCCGCTTCAAGGCGGGGAGCCCCGTGAGCGATACAGACGGGGCGGCCCTCCAGCGAACCCTGAACGGGGCCACGGCCAGCCGGCCAGGGTCGCCCATCGTGGGCGAGCTGTACTTCGACACGACCCTGGGTAAGCCCATCTGGTGCAAAACAGCCGGTGCGTCTCCGGTGTGGGTGGACGCCACGGGCACGGCGGTCTGA